From the genome of Candidatus Methylomirabilota bacterium:
CAGAGCGCCCACAAAGGCTGCCTGCGCCGTCACAAAATAGCGCAGCGGCACCCAGAGGGACGGCTGCCGGGCCGGGGGCGCGCTATTTCCAGATGCGGGTTTCGAACCAACCATGCGTCGTCTCCTCAGTGGAGAAGGCGAAGCCTCGCTCCTCAAGCTTCGGATAGAGCAGCATCGGCCGCCGGTCGGTCATGGCCAGGATCTGTCCGCCTGCAGCGATCCGAGGGAGATTCTCCAGAATCTTCGCCATCGGCTGTGGCGGTTCCAGTCCACGGGCATCCACGACGATGGCGTTCCCGGCGGGCGGTGCCGGTCTCGATGCGGCGGCAGGCGCCGGAGCGGTCGCGGCCTGTGCGCCGGCCCGATAGAAGGTGATACACCAGTCTTCGGGACCGCGCTTCTGTGTCCAATGCGTAAAACCCCGCTGCGCCATCACGCCATACAGTGGGACCGGCTCAAAGATATTGTAGAGGACAAATACCTGATCGTCTTTGAGCGACATAACGGTCTGCATGATTCGCTGAAACGGCTCTTCTCCTGCCCGCACCTGATCGCGAACATCCAGGATCACCCGGCGATTATCGGGTACGTTCCGAAGTGCCTCGGGTATAGGCGTACCCGTCCCTTGGGCATCTCCGTGGCAACTGCTCTCGTTCGTCATAGGTCGATTGCCTCCTTTTTTCGGGTTGCTTAGAGCCTGTCCTACAGATCCTCATTGACCCTTCGACAAGCTCAGGGTGAACGGTATACGTATTATTGCAAACATTGACTTCTTTCCGTTCGTGCTGAGCCTGTCGAAGCACGAGCTTGGGTTTGTAGGGCAGGCTCCTTACTTAGCGTCAAGCGTAGTATAGGCGAGAGATTCCGGGGTGTCTGCGACTTTAGTCTCACAACCGGCAGAAGGGGCAAGGGCGAGGTCAGAGCATGCGGATCAGGGCGGCCCGGCTCACGATTACGACCCCGTGGCGATCAAACGTGATGGCGCCTTCCTTTTCCAGAGCCTTGAAGGCCCGGCCGATCATCTCGCGGGCCGTCCCGACAACAGACGCCATCTCCTGCTGCGTGGACTGTTGCTTGAGGCGCAGGCCGCCTCTGCCGTCATCCTCGGCCATCTCCAGCAGGTGCTTGGCCACGCGGCTTGTCACACTGCGAAATGACAGGTCCTCCACCTTGCGGGTAAAGTAGCGGAGCTTCCCCGCGAACGCCTTCAGAAAGCCGATCGCGATAGCCGGGTGCTCCTCAACCAGGCGCCGCATCCCCTCCCGCCGAATACCCCAGAGCGCCGCCGGCTCTATCGCCTGCGCGTTGGCGGGATTCGGCCCACCATCGAAGATCGGAACCTCATTGAAACAATCGCCGGCCTCCGCAATCCGGAGGACCTGCTCGCGCCCGTCAGGGGACAGCTTGAAGATCCTCACCTTGCCGGATCGAACTACGTACATCGCCTGAGCCGGCTCCCCCTCCGTAAACAGCATGTGTCCCTTCTCCAGCCGCACCTCGAATGCGTTGGCCCGGATGCCCTCGAGCGCTCGCGCATCGAGATCCTGAAAATAGGGAATCGCTTTCAACTGCTCCGACACCATGGCCACCCCAGGGTAATGACACGGAGGAGTTCCCGAACGCCCGGTATTATTGTAGGAGGACGCGCAGCGCAGGTCAATCATTCTACCCGCCAATTGTTTATCATGATTTGACCTGCGGCAGTTTTTTGTGTAGTTTCGAGTCTATTCTGCAGACCCCTTGTTGTATTGCGACGGGCTCAGCACGAACGGAAACACCTCAATCTTTTCAATGCCCATACCGTTCGCCCTGAGCGTGTCGAAGGGTGAACGGGCATTTGCGGGATAGGCTCCGCGATACCTTCACAATGAGAGAGACCCAGCAGCGCATGAGTACCAACAGCAAACCTTACGGCTCGGCAGATCCGCACCCACTTTCGCAGCTTCGGACAGAGTTGATCCGGGAAGGGAAGTACGATGAGTACGGCAACGAAATCTGCGTCGGATCGATAAATACTTGCATGTCTCCTCATGAAACTCATTAAGAACACAGGCAGCGACCGCGTGATCGACGAACTGCGCCAGACCCTTGCGCCCCCGTCGTCGCTCGACGTGGCCTCTCCTGCGTTTTCCCTCTTCGCCTTTGCGGAGCTGGGTGATCTGCTGGAAAAGCTCGACGCCTGCCGCGTGGTGCTCCAGGCAAACATTGCGGAGGGTTTTCGGAAGCAGTCTGGCCTGGACAAAGCACGGTTTTTGAACATCTCCGAAGGTTCACTTGAGGAGTGCCGCTATTACGTGATCTTGGCCCACGATCTCGGTTACCTGAATCCACTGAGGGTTCA
Proteins encoded in this window:
- a CDS encoding four helix bundle protein, whose product is MKLIKNTGSDRVIDELRQTLAPPSSLDVASPAFSLFAFAELGDLLEKLDACRVVLQANIAEGFRKQSGLDKARFLNISEGSLEECRYYVILAHDLGYLNPLRVHSPRLAASSSYRRKPVSRGSDWIPCQARNDGPE
- a CDS encoding Crp/Fnr family transcriptional regulator translates to MIDLRCASSYNNTGRSGTPPCHYPGVAMVSEQLKAIPYFQDLDARALEGIRANAFEVRLEKGHMLFTEGEPAQAMYVVRSGKVRIFKLSPDGREQVLRIAEAGDCFNEVPIFDGGPNPANAQAIEPAALWGIRREGMRRLVEEHPAIAIGFLKAFAGKLRYFTRKVEDLSFRSVTSRVAKHLLEMAEDDGRGGLRLKQQSTQQEMASVVGTAREMIGRAFKALEKEGAITFDRHGVVIVSRAALIRML
- a CDS encoding DUF2249 domain-containing protein, translated to MTNESSCHGDAQGTGTPIPEALRNVPDNRRVILDVRDQVRAGEEPFQRIMQTVMSLKDDQVFVLYNIFEPVPLYGVMAQRGFTHWTQKRGPEDWCITFYRAGAQAATAPAPAAASRPAPPAGNAIVVDARGLEPPQPMAKILENLPRIAAGGQILAMTDRRPMLLYPKLEERGFAFSTEETTHGWFETRIWK